A single window of Candidatus Hydrogenedentota bacterium DNA harbors:
- a CDS encoding ABC transporter permease: MRFGTVLYKYASRSLTRHVRRTLISMVGVGVGCAMSLIALSWMNGAFEMQVRAVAESGSGHLMIVHRKWPDLRENSLRLSDWEESLEKVRQNPGVRACSARARANGLLAFGNRSSGVQIMALQPETESEVNRVISRSQLEGRYLYPEELDSIVIGKSLAKRLSVELDDDLFITVPGLEDIHSAILRIVGILETGSQDLDLSICHVTLEALEAITEIPGAGEIVILLKDYNALDTVSNQLAEKMPENNLVITWKEVLPALASGMQGDKAIMRLLTTIVIVVVALGIMSAQLTAVLERRQEFAILSALGMKGGQITLIVFVESLLIGVGGALVALFVGGVVSWYLATYGINLLFFNPEGLGPSNILLDPRIYGSFGSWLITYALVISITAPVVASLYPAWKAAQIDPADALRTQ, from the coding sequence ATGAGATTTGGTACGGTACTTTATAAATATGCTTCACGGAGTCTGACGCGCCACGTGCGGCGTACCCTTATTTCTATGGTTGGTGTGGGGGTAGGCTGCGCCATGTCGTTGATTGCTTTGTCATGGATGAATGGCGCGTTTGAAATGCAGGTGCGTGCCGTGGCGGAAAGCGGGTCGGGACATTTGATGATTGTGCATCGGAAGTGGCCGGATTTGAGGGAAAATTCTTTGCGGCTCAGCGACTGGGAGGAGAGCCTGGAAAAGGTGCGGCAAAATCCGGGGGTACGCGCTTGTTCGGCTCGTGCCCGTGCCAATGGCTTGCTCGCCTTCGGCAATCGTTCCAGCGGCGTGCAGATCATGGCGCTGCAACCGGAAACAGAATCTGAAGTGAACCGAGTTATAAGCCGAAGCCAATTGGAGGGGCGCTATCTCTATCCCGAAGAATTGGATTCGATCGTGATCGGAAAATCGCTGGCGAAACGGCTGAGTGTCGAGTTAGACGACGACTTGTTTATCACGGTGCCGGGTCTGGAAGATATCCACAGCGCCATCCTTCGCATTGTCGGCATTTTAGAGACGGGCAGTCAAGATCTGGATTTGAGTATTTGCCATGTGACCCTTGAGGCGCTCGAAGCGATCACCGAGATTCCCGGAGCCGGTGAAATCGTGATTCTTCTCAAGGATTATAATGCGCTGGACACAGTATCTAATCAATTGGCTGAGAAGATGCCCGAGAACAACTTGGTCATTACGTGGAAGGAAGTGCTGCCTGCCCTTGCTTCCGGGATGCAGGGCGACAAAGCGATTATGCGTCTATTGACGACGATTGTGATTGTCGTTGTTGCCTTGGGCATTATGAGCGCGCAATTGACCGCTGTCTTGGAGCGGCGACAAGAATTCGCGATTCTTTCGGCTTTAGGCATGAAGGGCGGCCAGATTACATTGATTGTATTTGTGGAATCCTTGCTCATTGGTGTGGGCGGCGCTCTGGTTGCGCTCTTCGTAGGCGGTGTTGTCTCGTGGTATCTTGCCACCTACGGCATCAATCTGCTCTTCTTCAACCCTGAAGGCTTGGGACCCAGTAACATATTGTTGGATCCCCGCATTTACGGGTCTTTCGGCTCTTGGCTGATCACTTATGCCTTGGTTATTTCTATTACTGCACCGGTGGTGGCGTCTTTATATCCGGCGTGGAAGGCGGCGCAAATTGATCCGGCAGACGCATTAAGGACACAATAA
- a CDS encoding ABC transporter ATP-binding protein yields MAVTIRDETLVHVKNVVKIYRSGEIETTALCGIDLEVKAGDFLAIVGPSGSGKTTLLNLIGALDAVTEGSLEVLGQNVSSMSLRQRADLRLHSLGFVFQAYNLFPVLTAQENVEFVLELQGVNKNRRKRAREVLAQLGLEKYADRRPTQMSGGQQQRVAVARAVASQPKLVLADEPTANLDGENAGILLDMMRELNERLGTTFIFSTHDPRVIDYARRVITLVDGKIAKDIVKETDGDGQL; encoded by the coding sequence ATGGCTGTTACCATTCGTGATGAGACTTTGGTTCATGTAAAGAATGTTGTGAAGATATATCGCAGCGGTGAAATAGAAACGACTGCGCTATGCGGTATTGATTTAGAAGTGAAGGCAGGCGATTTCTTGGCTATTGTGGGCCCGTCGGGGAGCGGCAAGACGACTTTGCTCAATTTAATCGGCGCCTTGGATGCGGTCACGGAAGGATCCCTTGAAGTTTTGGGTCAAAACGTGTCTTCTATGAGCTTGCGTCAGCGGGCCGATTTGCGGCTTCATTCACTCGGTTTTGTCTTTCAAGCCTATAATCTCTTCCCCGTATTGACAGCGCAAGAGAATGTGGAATTCGTTTTGGAATTGCAAGGGGTCAATAAGAACCGCAGAAAACGGGCGCGGGAAGTGCTGGCACAATTGGGATTGGAGAAGTACGCCGATCGACGGCCCACGCAGATGTCCGGCGGACAGCAGCAGCGGGTTGCAGTGGCGCGCGCTGTTGCCTCACAGCCCAAATTGGTGTTGGCTGACGAGCCTACGGCAAATCTGGACGGAGAAAATGCAGGGATTCTTTTGGATATGATGCGCGAACTCAATGAGCGTCTAGGTACCACCTTTATTTTTTCAACCCATGACCCGCGTGTGATTGACTATGCGCGCCGGGTAATCACCCTAGTGGATGGAAAAATTGCCAAAGATATTGTTAAAGAAACGGATGGTGATGGACAGCTTTAA
- a CDS encoding glycosyltransferase family 9 protein, with protein MNNNLERFLDRRAGAVLCFFATIADKLRLILPGSRRNAPVKRLIFVKPVEQGALVLAYDAFKQAADKLGRENVFAFVFSENREILDILDVIPHENIITARGNNVFNLTIDLLRALFKMRRAHIDTAIDLEIYARLSILICWLCGAKKRVGLHRFNSEGPYRGSLVTHRVQYNPYLHISQAFDVFVRSAFTETLSLPLLKEVPQTPLCPLPPFIPKPEELQELKQILKDFYPSYAKENAKTAPLVLFNPKSLDELPARKWADENFVALGQKLLKSHPNARIIITGLSNEQQACEAMAQDIDAKQCLCLAGRLSLRGLMTLMTLADALVTSDSGPAHFAALTPIGGVVLFGPETPLLYSPLSDRMRVIHLGFACSPCFSPMNYRLSPCKDNQCLKQISVEQVHRELCLVLDEAPTAQRQSLTEE; from the coding sequence GTGAACAATAATCTCGAACGCTTCCTAGACAGACGGGCCGGCGCTGTCTTATGCTTCTTTGCCACCATAGCTGATAAGCTGCGACTCATACTGCCGGGCAGCCGACGCAACGCTCCCGTAAAACGATTGATTTTTGTGAAACCCGTCGAACAGGGTGCCTTGGTCTTGGCCTATGACGCGTTCAAACAGGCCGCAGATAAATTGGGCCGTGAAAATGTCTTTGCCTTTGTCTTTTCCGAAAACAGAGAGATTCTGGATATTCTCGATGTTATCCCTCACGAAAACATTATTACCGCCCGCGGAAATAATGTGTTCAACCTTACCATAGATCTGTTGCGTGCCCTCTTCAAAATGCGAAGAGCCCATATTGATACAGCCATCGATTTAGAAATTTACGCGCGCTTATCTATCCTGATTTGTTGGCTCTGCGGCGCAAAGAAACGGGTAGGGCTTCACCGCTTCAACAGTGAAGGACCCTATAGAGGCTCGTTGGTTACCCATCGCGTTCAATACAATCCTTATCTGCATATATCTCAGGCCTTTGATGTTTTTGTACGATCCGCCTTCACGGAAACACTTTCTCTGCCGCTGCTCAAAGAAGTGCCTCAAACACCTCTTTGCCCGCTGCCTCCTTTTATACCGAAGCCCGAAGAATTGCAAGAACTAAAACAAATCTTGAAAGACTTTTACCCGTCCTACGCAAAGGAAAATGCGAAGACTGCGCCCTTAGTTTTATTCAATCCCAAAAGCCTAGACGAATTACCCGCCCGAAAATGGGCCGATGAAAATTTTGTGGCACTGGGACAAAAACTTTTGAAATCTCATCCCAATGCCCGGATCATCATCACCGGATTGTCTAATGAGCAACAAGCCTGTGAAGCCATGGCGCAGGACATTGATGCGAAACAATGCTTATGTCTTGCAGGACGCCTTTCCTTACGGGGATTAATGACACTCATGACCTTGGCCGATGCACTCGTCACCTCAGACAGCGGCCCCGCTCATTTTGCAGCCTTAACGCCCATAGGCGGTGTGGTACTTTTCGGTCCAGAGACTCCTTTACTCTATAGTCCCCTATCCGATCGCATGCGCGTCATTCATCTCGGGTTCGCATGCAGCCCTTGCTTTTCACCCATGAACTATCGGCTCTCCCCCTGTAAAGATAACCAATGTTTAAAACAAATAAGCGTGGAGCAGGTACACCGGGAATTATGTCTTGTTCTTGATGAGGCGCCTACAGCGCAACGACAAAGCCTCACGGAAGAATAA
- a CDS encoding ABC transporter permease, protein MTFALVASGEKSESPAEAEAGMIAGLDIDAETKRGGLLEGVPPEEWPAKGEVIIGTVLANRLNLKEKQLIAVISTDVDGFPVSELFTVKTIVDSNVELIKTLGVVMPIEEAGELLMMPDQVHELAVYGYDFMKADSLKEAITHIPALKDASIKTWREAIPEIVMVINVKKWFDILFLSIVFIAAAAGIANTAMMSTFERKHEFGLLLAMGARPARLVNMVIFESVILGLIGIAVGTFIGVAISTILSYTGFNYGFLGGSGADTSITYKEISFSLVIYPRLKLQHVVYGLVAVTLTSILASLWPALIAARLEPVEAMHRT, encoded by the coding sequence GTGACTTTTGCGTTGGTGGCATCGGGCGAGAAATCGGAATCCCCGGCGGAAGCGGAAGCCGGTATGATCGCCGGTTTGGATATTGACGCGGAAACAAAGCGGGGCGGCTTACTGGAGGGCGTACCGCCCGAAGAATGGCCTGCAAAGGGGGAAGTGATTATCGGCACCGTTCTCGCGAACCGCTTGAACTTGAAGGAGAAGCAATTAATTGCCGTGATCAGTACCGACGTGGACGGCTTCCCGGTGAGTGAATTGTTTACGGTCAAAACGATTGTTGATTCCAATGTGGAATTGATTAAAACCCTCGGCGTTGTCATGCCCATTGAAGAGGCGGGCGAGTTGTTGATGATGCCGGATCAAGTTCATGAGTTGGCAGTTTACGGCTATGATTTTATGAAAGCTGATTCGCTGAAAGAGGCGATCACCCACATCCCTGCCTTAAAGGACGCCTCTATTAAGACGTGGCGCGAGGCGATTCCGGAAATTGTGATGGTCATCAATGTTAAGAAGTGGTTTGATATCCTGTTTTTGAGCATTGTATTCATCGCTGCCGCTGCGGGAATCGCCAATACTGCCATGATGTCGACCTTTGAGCGAAAGCATGAATTTGGGCTGCTTCTAGCCATGGGCGCACGGCCCGCGCGTTTGGTGAATATGGTGATTTTTGAATCGGTAATTTTAGGATTGATCGGTATCGCGGTGGGTACCTTTATCGGTGTAGCCATCAGCACCATCTTATCCTATACGGGTTTTAATTATGGTTTCTTGGGCGGCAGCGGCGCGGATACCTCCATTACCTACAAAGAGATCTCCTTTTCCCTTGTAATTTATCCACGTCTGAAACTGCAGCACGTTGTTTATGGTCTTGTTGCTGTAACCTTGACTTCTATTTTAGCGTCGCTGTGGCCCGCGTTGATTGCTGCGCGGCTTGAACCGGTGGAGGCTATGCACCGCACATGA